aAAGAGAATTATTagacggcaacacacagagatcaTTAAGGGCTCTATCCTGGAAATGAACtttcgttgatccagactagccAAGTCTGTGTTCATCCTGCAGTAGGATCAAGGCTTTAGTTGATCTTAGTTGAACATGCTAactttgctaattagcactaaacacggAGGGCAGCTGATAGGAATGACatcagttttgcaggtatttgggaCACATTTCGACCTGATAAGAAGTATACAAAAAGTTGAGGGATCATCAAAGCTGAATGAATATCTGTACCAAATATCAGGGCAATCCATTCAggagttgttgagatatttaagTCTGGACTGAAGTGATGTACACTCTCAAGAAAATACCAATTGTCAGATTTCTCCAGATGGCAAAAACCTCAAGGTCCCAGGTTATGtaagcagccaatcacagatcACAGCCTACCTGCTGATACTGAACGCAGGTCCCAGTGCAGTTTTGCCCCCGGGGGTCTCTGGCCCAGTTACGAGCACACGTCATGTCCATCCTGCAGGCATCAAACCTGAAGGAAAGACATGTAAATTCTCAAAATAATATATTTGAAATCACAAAACATGAAACTGTAATTCTctaatttgaatattttctccTAAGATTTGCTTTTACACCTCGTTTTTTTTTGTACGTATGAAAGACACAAGATAGACACTGAAAcccaaattgctcccgatgctgtgccatcggtgtgtgaatgtttatctgatgagcaagTGGAACCTTGTATGTATGTTCAtacaccagtgtgtgtgtgtgtgtgtgtgtgtgtgtgtgtgtgtgtgcatgtgtgaatggtgaatggtgaatggtgaatggtgaatggtgctGTAATATGTAGTTGAGTAGTTGCTAAGGCTAGAAAAGCGCTACATAAATGCAGTCCAATGGAGAGCGGCGAGCAGTTTCCCCCTTCCAGTGGGACTTAAATACTCACTGTCTCTATGTGAGCAAGATGGTCAAAGTCCATGTGATGATGTTGATGAAGAAGTTATATGTCACAATTGTAGCATACTGCATGCAACAGTACATACTTTGTAAGGGCAGCTGCAGTACATACTAAAAGTGGAACTCAGCCACTGTTTGATGCCGTTTATAGGACACAAAACGCTGTTGTTACACTGGCTGGTAATCTCTCTGAAGGGGGACAGATAGTGATTTTGATTTTGAGTTGATTGGCAATGTGTTCTGGCAGCCTCACCAGTCACGGCAGAAGCTGTGGCAGAGTGGCACGGCCTGGATGTATGAGCGGCGGTGGGGGTGAGGCCAACGCGCGGCATCAGGGGAGCAGCGGTAAAAACACGACACGCGCTTCAGGAAGCCTTCACAcctgaggagagagagggggacagtTTGTACCAACATCatgaaacatactgtacatttaaatcTTGATTTACTCTGTGAGGGCTGACTCAGCAAAATTTAGTCACAAGGCAGGTAAAGATGACTAGACATAGGAGTGGATATGTAGTTGAACTAACCAATCAGATGCTACTGTAGCATAACTTAGACTCAGGGAAATGTGAGGAAATCCACAAAGGTAGATTCTTAACTGCTGATGTAAATCAAACATGTAAATATGCAAGTACTGACTGTTTAAACACATATGTAAATAGTAAACTGTGTAAACATTGTAAATACATTCTTGTAGATTAactcaaatatataaataatttgtAAATATTACATTAGCATTGTTATGCTgtttaaaggagacctattatgcttttctgtatCTCCCGACATATCTATAATGTTACGTTGTCGGGCgttcatgttaaacgtggccatAGCTTCAAATGATGAGGTTAACGTATTCAaaagaaatccctgtgagccaAAACCTCAGATTTCCTGCTGGTCTGAacgctccggtttcaacagttgTTCCTACGCTCGGCTCCGTATTGTTTACTTTACTTGCCCTGCTACATGTAGCTTCATGCTAAGTCAGGGAAAGCTGTAATCTTGACTGCAAATCTTGTTCATTTCGGGTCACATTTCTGCTTGAACATGCTCGGTTGTGTAAAATTTGGTTTAGAAGTCTTTATCTGCCTCCTTAAAAGTATAGCGCTGCTATAATCCATTACAATCCACTGCTAACTATATGTAAAgttagctacatgctaactcCTGGGaaggggtcagccctatgttcccacagccctatgttcccacagccctatgttcccacagccctatgttcccacatttctaggacattttgaaaaattaggtcttgtgttcctacttttcccttcaatttaacattttttttagggttagggttaggggttaggaggataaaatctgatacatagggcctaattttggaaagaaaagtcttagaaatgtgggaactgtgggaacatagggcctaattttgaaaaataaatcttagaaatgtgggaacatagggctgtgggaacataggcacgctcctcCAGGCGAAACTGTAAACTTGGCTGCCGaagttattattatattatatatttattattatatattatttatccCCAATTTCGGGTCAAATTCCTGCTGGAACATGTCCAGTTGTGTAGTATTTTGTTCAGAagtctttattggtgatttttgaCGATACAAAGTCCCGATATATACTCGGTTGTAGACAATCTCTGGCTACAACGGGCTATGCAGAGGCAGGGACCTCAGAGCACAGATGAAGAGACTCCATCGATccggaaacactgaccaatcaaagcagactgccttgtgtgttttctcgcctttgtgattgtctgccctgccctgatgtgttcaACCTGTTCATgatcagccctcatgtcaccgGTCTCTCGCTACTACCCACGTTACCTTGTGTatcaacacggtctcacggcggTAATGTGTaattgtcacattatttttaatctattgattcgtgtacaacaacacgtttatctcgcTTTAAGATTAaaggggaaaggacgcctcacatgccgggagacggcgcgacaataacgggacggttgtgattaggaaaacaacggggaaactaaacgccacacgcgggatgcgatccccggtctcccgggtgaaagtcctgtagtGTTGAAAGTCCTGTAGTGTTGAAAGTCTGTATTGTTGAAAGTCTGTAGTGTTGAAAGTCTGTATTGTTGAAAGTCTGTAGTGTTGAAAGTCTGTATTGTTGAAAGTCTGTAGTGTTGAAAGTCTGTATTGTTGAAAGTCTGTAGTGTTGAAAGTCTGTATTGTTGAAAGTCTGTAGTGTTGAAAGTCTGTATTGTTGAAAGTCCTGTAGtgttgaaagtcctgtattgtttgacccatccaccaccccaaccaacctccctacgcagattttcggcttttcatactacttactccctaccgtagtcgtgctgtgatcacgaaatatgcttcccattgaaatacattacttcacatttttgtgctggccaccacgtaaaaaatgagaaaaacgtccccgtgaacacgaatcaatagattaaataacgtgaccattacacgaactgccgtgagactgggttgtgtgTATATAGTCTCTGTGCTTGTCCGACTGTCGTCGTTACTCCCTATGTCTATCCCTACTTCGCTCCTTGTGTGCTTGAGTCTTGCCCGTTTCCACGTATTCCCCATTCCCTTTTGGATTTTGTTCAAGTTCTCCGCCTGTTTCGGACTTTTGGTTGtacgtttattttttattaattaaataattcGACTCTACCTGCTTCACCCGTTTCTGTTTTGCACTTGGGTCCAAATCTGCCTTCCTCACGCTGTAACACGGAGCGtgtcagacagagggtgaatacaggtatatttaacattgaacattaaagcatgtaaacatgttatagtagaaacacaaaatagcCTACAAATATGAACCAGAAACCGGTAtataataggtctcctttaatATCTCTAATACCTTGTGTCTGTACATATACTGGGTATATATACTGGGTAAGACTTACTCTGAACTCAGAGGCCCACACTTGTCCCAGGGATCATTCTTATTGCTCGCAGAGGGAACATGGGAGATATCCTGGATATCTTCTTCTGTGCAGCAGCTATCTGTCAGCAGCAATAGACGGGAAAACATTTCAGCCAGCGGTCAGACCAGAGAATGATATTTTCATCGCAGGTTGTCTTTACACCATTAAACATGCAGTGGTTCAAGACAAACACAGTCACTCACTGTCAGCGTACAGCCCACACTCCCTCAGCTGTGGCTCCGGGCCGGGCGTGGCCTTGTGCTTGCCGTCTTGAAGACACACCCCCTCGGAGCAGGTTCCACCAATCAGTGTAGCCGCCAAATATGCGCAAACAAATAGCAGATGGCGAGAGGTGACACCCATCTCTACAGCCAAAAAAACAGGTCTGGAAAAGAGTTCAAATGATGAACAGCTGCAGACAAAACACATTCTCACCTGAATCACCAGCAATCAAAGACATAGCACACGCAATCAAGTGTACAACGgcacacaccatacacacaaCCACATCGCACAGTGACAAGTAAATGGATTGGTGAGAGAGTCTTGAATGTGCCAGAAACTAAAGACTCtgtaaaacacagcgctttcaagccggggagcaGAGTTTTCATCCCGGGAAACACGTTCAGGAAACGTTTATGACGTTTATGTTGCCATTTTCGTCgctgttttcctgtttttgttgcttttattgACATTTATTGTCGCTTTCTCAACATTTTAGTAgcctttttgacgtttttgtcgcttattACAGCATTTTTGAAGATGGAAATGCGTGTTTGTGtcccgggagtgttttaatccaaaccacaatctttttttctaatcttaactagccgtttttggtgcctaaactgtCGCTCACTTGTTGTCGACTAACCTCAACTAGCAACGGCCTCTTAAACGACCGGCAGCtcatggagctctgtagccggctccCAGTAACCTTTCTtcagctaaatttaactgtaatggggctaaacctaactgtcatgtgaccagtTGGCGGTAGCCCaatttcgtacgatatcataccaACCCGTTCATGAGGATGCTTTGGCTGGTTGCATATCCTAGACTCGCTGCATTTATATCATACCATAAGGTCACTTTACCGTATCGTATCTTGTctttaaagcccagttcagcCCAAAGATTCGCTatgagacgagttgaaacttgcaacttctTGCAATGCGTCGGTCTACagcgttctgaaacctgccagttctcaccaatgagacgagacagtgtatcatctccatgacaacgcctctttgtacttccgttctaacttctGACTTCCAGGCTTAATGTAGCTAGATATATaatttgttgcgtctaaatatgaatgtggataacgagATGCTTGCtgcagttgcatttctagtgatgaatcggtgAAAActcgttttatttctctgattctctGCTTTAGGGCGGTCGTTAaggctccgtctaaaactctgccatttcgaccagctgtttgtaacataaaaataaaatagattatggaccattttatttctatagtttgtagctgactttacaagATGACTTCTCTATCGAGACGTCTCTTactttctaaaaccagcctctggagactcgaccatcTGAGTCGCAGCGCAAATCTTTgatctgaactgggcttaactCTCGTATGCTTAATTTAGGCAACTTTTACTCTTTACTTCTCGTTCTGTATTCTTCTGATGTGGCAACACTGATTTCCCAAGTTGATTTGATTCCAGTTCACAAGGTCCCGGTTTGATTTGATTATGCATTATTCAAAGCATCAATGTCTATATTTAAGAATTGACCCAGAAACAGTAACACTAATGTACTTTTTATTAACGAATACAGTACACTACAGCAAGTCAACACAATAAAGTGCAGCTCTACAGACTCTACAGTCAGTGAATATtgagtgacatttcattcagGGATCTTGTGGTTAGAGTCCAAGGGACCCCTTTTAAAATGGCCATGTCGTCTTCGGAGCGTTATTTAACCCCCTTCCTGACAAGCTAGCATGGCACATAGCTGGTACCAATGGATTCCTCAGTtcttctagtttcatatgatacagaCAGAGATCGATCTGGATTTTGTGAATCAATATGgaatcattcaaatgaaaacaaTTCTAATTTGAATCGGAAACTCGGTTTTTTAAACCCAGCACtacttatcttatcttatttaatCTTAAATATTACGTCCCCAGAAGAAATACTTATTGTCGATACCTGTATAGACTTTAAACCCAAACACGTTGGATGTAAAATCCTTATTCTCACGCCTCCTAGTGTCACTCATGGTGGCGTTAAGCGTGTTACAGTGTGAGTGATCCAGAGAGCCGGCTGTTTACCTCCGTGTGTGCTCTGCATGTGGTGACCTAGTAAACAGGGTGAGCCTAATTAGGTGAGACTGCAGGCACCGTGCTGAGACAGACGACATGCGTAGTTGTTTAATCTGACAAGCGGCTGGCCGATGTGTGTAGCCCACATTACACAAATTAACCAAATCTGTTGGACTTGGCCACATGGCGCTGAGCAGCACCGGTGTGGCCCTGACATCACACAACAAagataaaagataaataaacagCCCAGGGTGTATTCTACTTTAGATTTCACTTTCGATTTGGGTTTTTGCTTATTTATAtttgatgtgggatttgttttagaaatctaattattaatttttatttatatttttgtaatgtaaAATAACGTAGAGTTTCAGTGTTTTGAGGAGAGGAtacatctgttgttttgcacagtttaaattacaaaaagggatatttttactcatttgtctgcagctcattctgttagTTCACTTTTTGTTGACTAACCTCAACTAGCAACGGCCTCTGAAACGACCGGCAGCtcatggagctctgtagccggctccCAGTAACCTTTTttcggctaaatttaactgtaaatggcgctaaacctaactgtcatgtgacatgtgtgca
This window of the Sander lucioperca isolate FBNREF2018 chromosome 21, SLUC_FBN_1.2, whole genome shotgun sequence genome carries:
- the rtbdn gene encoding retbindin, encoding MGVTSRHLLFVCAYLAATLIGGTCSEGVCLQDGKHKATPGPEPQLRECGLYADNSCCTEEDIQDISHVPSASNKNDPWDKCGPLSSECEGFLKRVSCFYRCSPDAARWPHPHRRSYIQAVPLCHSFCRDWFDACRMDMTCARNWARDPRGQNCTGTCVQYQQMYQHGRDLCESLWGDAFMTVEDEPEDVGEAGEVGAGGGGGSSSGRPCGCLTLSPSDKDVMAALRAQQDDPEELDTTKTGLPQYRAPCKTKLPLQARGGRKGNSVLRKRSVIVDDVEGSGSGL